From one Zhongshania sp. R06B22 genomic stretch:
- a CDS encoding TonB-dependent receptor produces the protein MKRYILPPLVAFAATPVFAADDRRMEHVLVTMPMHKKDSQTALPVTVLDGDELVRQAASTIGETLRNSPGLSNASFGPAVGQPVIRGQQGARVQVLQNGLPALDVSTNSADHAVSVEPILADSIEILRGPATMLYGGGAIGGVVNVIDGRIPAKAVQGVEGVAEFRSSSVNDGRSGVFRVDAGDGKWVVHVDGLYRDWSAPDIPGLAINPLNVADIEENIDGSIGNADGRTRRLTVGGSYHFDDGYWGISYSQLSNQYGIPFGVHHHEEHEEDHDDDHEEHEDEEHGHEEHEEDNVRLVIDQKRWDMAGDRHFDGPIELFRWRLSYSDYQHQEVESSGEIGTTFNKEAWAGRLELSHKPWGNWHGVWGLQLLEADFSALGEEAFVPQNTTRSVGVFWLEDYHVDKWSLEAVVRADIDRLEISEAVADDQEDTNFGASLSALYDVNDAWTLSLSLSESQRAPNAEERFSNIGNGFEQYVVHGATGAIEVGDENLRTEKSRNADASVRADYGDVKAKVTIFHNQFSDYIYLDNTGTQRGDTDILQYRQQDATFKGLEYELSYSLSAANAEQQYLLKLFGDRVNAEFDDGQNVPRLPPAHDGISLAWAWQAWQADVSYVHARAQNKPGLNEAPTAAYERVDASISRDFELAGNNYTVMLNGHNLADEEIRSSASFIRDYAPEAGRNIELVLRLRF, from the coding sequence ATGAAAAGATATATTTTACCGCCCTTGGTGGCGTTTGCTGCTACGCCGGTATTTGCCGCAGATGATCGCCGCATGGAACATGTCTTGGTAACCATGCCAATGCATAAGAAGGACTCCCAAACCGCTTTGCCGGTGACAGTATTAGATGGCGACGAGCTTGTACGCCAAGCGGCGTCGACGATTGGCGAAACCTTGAGAAATTCGCCTGGGCTCAGCAATGCCAGTTTTGGCCCCGCCGTGGGACAACCCGTTATTCGCGGGCAGCAGGGCGCCCGCGTGCAGGTTTTACAAAATGGCTTGCCGGCGCTAGACGTGTCTACTAACAGCGCCGATCACGCGGTCTCGGTTGAGCCAATCCTCGCGGACAGTATTGAAATATTGCGGGGACCCGCCACCATGCTCTATGGCGGCGGTGCCATTGGCGGCGTGGTCAATGTGATTGATGGTCGTATTCCTGCTAAAGCGGTGCAGGGCGTTGAAGGGGTTGCCGAGTTTCGCAGTAGCAGTGTTAATGATGGTCGCAGCGGGGTATTCAGAGTAGACGCCGGCGATGGAAAATGGGTGGTGCATGTTGACGGACTGTACCGAGATTGGTCGGCGCCTGATATTCCTGGTCTAGCGATCAACCCACTCAATGTTGCAGATATTGAAGAGAATATAGATGGCAGCATCGGCAATGCCGATGGGAGGACTCGTCGCTTGACTGTGGGAGGTAGTTATCACTTTGACGATGGCTATTGGGGAATTAGTTACTCGCAGTTGAGTAATCAATATGGCATCCCGTTTGGTGTGCATCATCATGAGGAACATGAAGAAGATCACGATGACGATCATGAGGAGCATGAAGACGAAGAACACGGCCATGAGGAGCATGAGGAAGACAATGTCCGTCTCGTCATTGATCAAAAACGCTGGGATATGGCGGGCGATCGTCACTTTGACGGCCCGATTGAATTGTTCCGTTGGCGGCTGAGCTATAGCGATTATCAGCACCAAGAAGTCGAGTCTTCAGGTGAGATTGGCACTACCTTTAACAAAGAAGCATGGGCAGGTCGCCTAGAGTTATCCCATAAGCCATGGGGGAATTGGCACGGTGTTTGGGGCTTACAATTGCTGGAAGCGGACTTCTCGGCTCTGGGTGAGGAAGCATTTGTACCGCAAAATACTACGCGATCTGTCGGCGTGTTTTGGCTAGAGGACTACCATGTTGATAAATGGTCGCTGGAAGCGGTGGTTCGCGCTGATATTGACCGCCTAGAGATTTCAGAGGCGGTTGCCGACGATCAAGAGGACACAAACTTCGGTGCATCGTTGTCGGCTCTATACGATGTTAACGATGCGTGGACGCTATCACTATCTCTATCTGAGTCTCAGCGCGCTCCCAATGCTGAGGAGCGATTCTCAAATATCGGTAATGGTTTTGAACAATATGTTGTTCATGGTGCGACCGGTGCGATTGAAGTAGGTGATGAGAATTTGCGAACAGAGAAATCCCGCAATGCCGACGCCAGCGTGCGCGCTGATTATGGCGACGTAAAAGCTAAGGTGACGATATTCCATAATCAGTTTTCCGACTACATTTATCTAGATAATACCGGCACCCAGAGGGGTGATACTGATATTCTGCAATACCGCCAGCAGGATGCGACATTCAAGGGCTTGGAGTACGAGCTTAGCTATAGTTTGTCAGCAGCCAATGCTGAGCAGCAGTATTTGCTTAAATTATTTGGTGACCGAGTCAACGCAGAGTTCGATGATGGTCAAAATGTGCCACGTCTGCCGCCGGCGCATGATGGTATTAGTCTCGCTTGGGCTTGGCAGGCTTGGCAGGCAGATGTTAGCTACGTGCATGCTCGCGCGCAGAATAAACCAGGCTTGAACGAGGCGCCGACCGCCGCGTATGAGCGGGTGGATGCGAGTATTTCTAGGGATTTTGAATTGGCTGGCAATAACTATACAGTAATGCTGAATGGTCATAATTTAGCCGATGAAGAGATACGCAGTAGCGCATCCTTTATTCGAGATTATGCGCCGGAGGCAGGGCGTAATATTGAGCTGGTTTTGCGCCTTCGTTTTTAA
- a CDS encoding MBL fold metallo-hydrolase, whose amino-acid sequence MRFASLGSGSKGNATLLETDQSCVLIDCGFTIKETERRMARLGRAPTDLAAILVTHEHSDHIKGVLPLARKYKLPVYCSYGTGEYGQLRLSHHWQNLELGQELDIGGITVTPVAVPHDAREPCQFVFRYQKKTFGLLTDLGSITPFVREHYRRCDALLLECNHDVTMLANGPYPYSLKQRVGGDWGHLNNQQAASLLAEAEVGHLQHVVMAHLSEKNNTPALARAAIEPMLANSDALLSADQEAGFGWLEIA is encoded by the coding sequence GTGCGCTTTGCATCCCTGGGTAGTGGCAGTAAAGGTAACGCTACCCTGCTTGAAACTGATCAGAGCTGTGTCCTGATTGATTGCGGATTTACCATTAAAGAAACCGAGCGGCGCATGGCTAGATTGGGTCGCGCGCCTACTGACTTGGCGGCTATTTTGGTGACCCACGAACATAGCGATCACATCAAAGGCGTGCTGCCACTGGCTCGAAAGTACAAGCTGCCGGTGTATTGCAGTTATGGTACTGGCGAATATGGCCAGCTGCGACTATCGCATCATTGGCAGAATCTAGAGCTCGGACAGGAACTGGATATTGGTGGAATCACCGTCACCCCAGTCGCGGTGCCGCACGATGCACGTGAACCCTGCCAGTTTGTGTTTAGATACCAAAAAAAAACATTTGGGCTGCTGACGGATTTAGGTAGTATTACGCCCTTCGTTCGCGAGCACTATCGCCGCTGTGATGCCTTGCTCTTAGAATGCAATCACGATGTGACCATGTTGGCCAATGGCCCTTATCCTTACTCCCTGAAACAGCGGGTAGGCGGTGACTGGGGGCATTTGAATAACCAGCAGGCGGCGAGCTTGTTGGCCGAGGCAGAAGTGGGTCATTTACAGCATGTGGTGATGGCCCATTTGAGTGAAAAGAACAATACCCCCGCTTTGGCGAGGGCGGCAATAGAGCCGATGTTAGCAAACAGTGACGCGCTGCTGTCTGCTGATCAAGAAGCTGGTTTTGGCTGGCTTGAAATAGCGTGA
- the hrpB gene encoding ATP-dependent helicase HrpB, with translation MAELPIQSVIPDIRLALAAGHELVLEAPPGAGKTTGVPLALLNEPWLLNQRILMLEPRRIAAKSAAMRMAEMLAERVGHTVGYRMRMETVVSQATRIEVVTEGVLTRMLQDDPSLEGIGLLIFDEFHERSLDADLGLALTLESRKLFGDLRDTPLKLLLMSATLDGNRVSELLGAAPILRSLGRQFPVALRYGSAYRPNQDLIDRVCHTVTQALDENSGSILVFLPGQAEIRRCASRLADGWASESVLLTPLYGDLSLADQRRAIAPAADGVRKVVLATSIAESSLTIDGITVVIDCGLSRVPTFDPRTGMSRLDTRRLSRASAEQRAGRAGRLSEGVCYRLWSESQNSELLAFSEPEITQADLASLCLQLQRWGISDTAELCWMDAPPAAAFQQAVDLLLKLGALVEKGETVAITSHGEAMASLPVHPRLGHMLLKGRELGHANLACELAALLSDRDVGPKGDADIQLRLALLHGSLAAERKSSGLIARLKKQQQQFLRILARSTVSEAKIPAVGVDAGLLLAFAYPDRVAKQRRERGSDYVLSNGRAAMLQESDGLNAAEYLVAASLGGKAGNRSDTIYLAAALPACHFEDVLAPMVDIKFHAEWSEAKGRFIAERRRTLGAIVLQTEVLTAVAEEEKRAALLGFIRRRGLDVLEWPQAVLQWRARVSLVKSLNCAPGHWPDVSDEGLLAQIDEWLSPYLTGVNSLQDIKRLDLASILATLLDWPQQQALKTLAPESFSVPSGSAKKIDYCQSPPVLAVKLQEMFGCHDTPRIANGQQPLTVHLLSPARRPLQVTQDLAGFWRGSYQDVKKEMKGRYPKHPWPDDPTNAVATARLKPKPPSK, from the coding sequence ATGGCCGAGTTACCCATTCAATCTGTGATTCCTGATATTCGCTTAGCCTTAGCTGCGGGTCATGAACTTGTGTTAGAAGCGCCGCCTGGTGCGGGTAAAACGACCGGTGTGCCACTGGCATTATTAAATGAACCATGGCTGCTTAATCAACGCATTCTGATGTTGGAACCCCGCAGAATTGCAGCTAAATCAGCCGCAATGCGGATGGCTGAGATGTTGGCTGAGCGGGTGGGCCATACTGTCGGTTATCGCATGCGCATGGAAACCGTGGTGAGTCAGGCCACCCGCATTGAGGTCGTCACCGAAGGCGTGCTTACTCGTATGCTGCAGGACGACCCGTCGCTGGAGGGCATCGGCCTTTTAATTTTTGATGAGTTTCACGAGCGCAGTTTAGATGCTGATCTGGGCTTAGCATTAACGCTGGAAAGCAGGAAATTATTCGGTGATCTGCGTGATACGCCGCTGAAGTTATTGCTTATGTCGGCGACCTTAGACGGTAATCGGGTTTCAGAGTTGCTTGGCGCCGCACCAATACTGCGAAGCCTCGGTCGCCAGTTTCCAGTAGCTTTGCGCTATGGCTCGGCGTATCGCCCAAACCAAGATTTGATTGATAGAGTGTGCCATACGGTTACCCAGGCGCTGGATGAAAATAGCGGTAGTATTCTGGTGTTTCTGCCGGGACAAGCTGAAATTAGGCGCTGTGCAAGTCGACTCGCAGATGGCTGGGCTTCTGAGTCGGTGCTACTCACGCCACTGTATGGTGATTTAAGTCTTGCCGATCAACGCCGCGCTATCGCGCCAGCGGCTGACGGTGTCCGCAAAGTGGTATTGGCCACAAGTATTGCTGAAAGCAGCTTAACCATAGATGGCATTACTGTGGTGATTGATTGCGGTTTGTCGCGGGTGCCAACATTTGATCCGCGAACCGGAATGAGTCGCCTAGACACGCGACGCCTTTCTCGGGCCTCTGCAGAGCAGCGCGCGGGCCGAGCCGGGCGATTGAGCGAAGGAGTGTGTTATCGGCTTTGGAGCGAATCGCAGAATAGTGAATTGCTGGCCTTTAGCGAGCCCGAAATTACCCAGGCCGATTTAGCGAGCCTGTGTTTACAATTGCAGCGCTGGGGGATTAGTGACACCGCAGAATTGTGCTGGATGGACGCGCCGCCAGCGGCTGCTTTTCAGCAAGCGGTAGATCTGCTTTTGAAATTGGGCGCCTTGGTGGAAAAAGGTGAGACGGTCGCCATAACGTCACACGGCGAGGCGATGGCGAGTTTGCCAGTACACCCACGTTTAGGGCATATGTTGCTGAAAGGTCGTGAACTAGGTCATGCCAATCTCGCGTGTGAACTGGCGGCCCTATTGAGCGACCGTGATGTTGGCCCTAAGGGCGATGCCGATATTCAACTGAGATTGGCCCTATTGCATGGCAGTTTGGCAGCAGAGCGCAAGTCTAGCGGTCTAATCGCTAGACTGAAAAAGCAGCAGCAACAATTCTTGCGGATATTGGCGCGAAGTACAGTTAGTGAGGCCAAGATCCCTGCGGTCGGCGTGGATGCCGGTTTGTTGCTGGCCTTTGCCTATCCAGATCGCGTCGCGAAGCAACGTCGCGAGCGGGGCAGCGATTACGTTTTGAGCAATGGCCGCGCTGCGATGTTGCAAGAGTCGGATGGTTTGAACGCGGCCGAGTATCTTGTCGCCGCGTCCTTAGGTGGCAAAGCTGGCAATCGCAGCGATACTATTTATTTGGCGGCAGCGCTGCCCGCCTGTCATTTTGAAGATGTGTTAGCGCCGATGGTAGATATCAAATTTCACGCCGAGTGGAGTGAGGCCAAGGGGCGATTTATTGCTGAGCGCCGCCGTACTTTAGGAGCAATTGTCTTACAAACGGAGGTGCTTACTGCTGTAGCTGAGGAAGAAAAACGCGCCGCATTGCTGGGCTTTATTCGGCGGCGGGGTTTAGATGTTCTAGAATGGCCGCAAGCGGTATTGCAGTGGCGAGCGCGGGTAAGCTTGGTCAAAAGCTTAAATTGCGCGCCGGGTCATTGGCCGGATGTGAGCGACGAGGGTTTGCTCGCGCAGATAGATGAGTGGCTGTCACCATATTTAACGGGCGTGAATTCACTGCAAGACATTAAGCGCTTAGATCTGGCGAGCATCTTGGCGACCCTGCTCGATTGGCCGCAACAACAGGCACTGAAAACACTTGCCCCAGAGTCCTTTAGCGTGCCCTCGGGTTCAGCCAAGAAGATAGACTATTGCCAGTCGCCGCCGGTATTAGCCGTTAAACTACAGGAAATGTTCGGCTGCCATGACACCCCGCGAATCGCAAATGGCCAACAGCCCTTGACCGTACATTTACTGTCACCGGCCCGCAGGCCCCTGCAGGTAACGCAAGATCTGGCTGGCTTTTGGCGAGGCAGTTATCAAGATGTTAAAAAAGAAATGAAAGGAAGATACCCAAAACATCCGTGGCCAGATGATCCAACAAATGCCGTGGCAACGGCGCGACTTAAACCCAAGCCACCCTCTAAATAG
- a CDS encoding pseudouridine synthase translates to MSNLVRSYTARLDRFLSAALKIKRADIRLLLAQKRVKVDGRVATDISQCVGQFSHISLDGQVLQSDVPRYLMMNKPAGVVSATKDAKNKTVLDLLSPEDRAGLHIPGRLDFNTTGLLLLTNDGHWSRQLSLPERNVAKVYTVTLAQPLDQSYIEAFAAGMYFEYENITTRPVTLEICSDYIAKLQLVEGRYHQIKRMFGRFQNEVVALHRDAIGPLNMDLSLAPGQCRALTPDEVLSLS, encoded by the coding sequence GTGAGTAACTTGGTGCGATCTTATACTGCTCGTCTTGATCGGTTTCTTAGTGCAGCTTTGAAAATAAAGCGGGCCGATATTCGCCTGCTTCTGGCTCAAAAAAGAGTCAAGGTCGATGGCCGAGTTGCCACCGATATTAGTCAGTGCGTTGGTCAGTTTTCGCATATTAGCCTAGATGGCCAAGTGCTGCAGAGCGATGTGCCGCGTTACCTGATGATGAATAAACCTGCTGGTGTGGTCAGTGCCACCAAGGACGCTAAAAATAAGACGGTATTAGATTTGCTGTCCCCTGAAGATCGCGCGGGGCTCCATATTCCCGGTCGTTTAGATTTTAATACCACCGGACTGCTGCTACTTACTAATGATGGTCATTGGTCGCGCCAATTAAGTTTGCCCGAGCGAAATGTAGCCAAAGTGTATACCGTCACATTGGCGCAGCCATTGGATCAATCCTATATTGAAGCGTTTGCGGCGGGGATGTACTTTGAATACGAAAACATCACTACTCGTCCGGTTACCCTAGAAATATGTTCTGACTATATTGCCAAACTTCAATTGGTAGAGGGGCGCTACCACCAAATTAAGCGGATGTTTGGCCGCTTCCAGAATGAAGTGGTGGCGCTACATCGCGATGCGATTGGCCCCCTGAACATGGATCTGAGTTTGGCGCCTGGCCAGTGTCGGGCTTTGACGCCAGATGAAGTGTTGAGTTTAAGCTAG
- a CDS encoding DUF3806 domain-containing protein — MRFLAIALLVILAPMSIADPWRTNPMTKVDEQYMEDSRSDLNDLSRIELGRSFGESRDNDLRLIQTLLDRNIVTKDQTRRLQAMGIIIGDHLRKENKLKWVIYVDRLGRSRALEVPLQDEAIFPVTQISSRAAVAADINVKAIYQNLEEEIKRARKKIIVR, encoded by the coding sequence ATGCGTTTCCTAGCCATAGCACTACTGGTCATTTTGGCGCCGATGAGTATAGCCGATCCTTGGCGCACAAACCCCATGACCAAGGTAGATGAGCAATACATGGAGGATAGCCGCAGCGACCTCAACGATCTGAGCCGTATCGAACTCGGCCGAAGTTTTGGTGAAAGTCGTGATAATGACCTCCGTCTAATCCAGACCTTATTAGACCGTAACATCGTCACCAAAGATCAAACCCGCCGCCTCCAAGCAATGGGCATTATCATCGGCGACCACCTGCGCAAAGAAAACAAGCTCAAATGGGTAATTTATGTCGACAGACTAGGCCGTAGCCGAGCGCTAGAAGTCCCGCTCCAAGACGAGGCCATTTTCCCTGTCACCCAAATATCTAGCCGCGCCGCAGTTGCTGCCGACATAAATGTGAAGGCGATATACCAAAATCTGGAAGAAGAAATTAAACGCGCCAGAAAGAAAATCATCGTACGCTAA
- a CDS encoding CsbD family protein has protein sequence MNKDKVKGQWNEFTAKVKQQWGDLTDDEVLQAEGNLDEISAKIQQKYGESKEVVARKLNEIIERFDK, from the coding sequence ATGAACAAAGACAAGGTGAAAGGTCAGTGGAATGAATTTACTGCTAAAGTAAAACAGCAGTGGGGCGACCTTACTGATGATGAGGTATTGCAGGCGGAAGGTAATCTCGACGAGATTTCAGCAAAAATTCAGCAGAAATATGGCGAATCTAAAGAAGTCGTCGCTAGAAAACTGAATGAAATCATAGAGAGGTTTGATAAATGA
- a CDS encoding TIGR02450 family Trp-rich protein: MSTLNPKKLLNSKWTAVRPERKEKHFIILETEYDEDGVVTRCLMQAVMTKREFEIEWRDLKNIEEWRAGWL; this comes from the coding sequence ATGAGCACCTTAAATCCGAAAAAACTCCTAAACAGTAAATGGACCGCTGTTAGACCAGAGCGTAAAGAAAAACATTTTATTATCCTTGAGACTGAGTACGACGAGGACGGCGTTGTGACGCGCTGCCTAATGCAAGCGGTCATGACCAAACGAGAATTTGAAATTGAGTGGCGCGATCTTAAAAATATTGAGGAATGGCGAGCCGGCTGGCTCTAA
- the dapA gene encoding 4-hydroxy-tetrahydrodipicolinate synthase codes for MISGSVVALVTPMHSDGSIDWQALSRLIEWHIEQGSDGIVAVGTTGESATLAMDEHKMVIKACVDQVAGRIKVVAGTGANSTAEAIELTKVACEVGADACLLVTPYYNKPTQEGLYLHYMAIADAVDIPQILYNVPGRTACDLLNSTTIRLAEHKNIIAIKDATGDLARGKELIDAVGDKLDVLSGDDATAADLMLLGGKGNISVTANIAPAAVKAVCVAAMSGDKEATVAADAPLRILHDRLFVEANPIPVKWALLTMGLMEDGIRLPLTVLSEAAQPGVREALTQAGLLD; via the coding sequence ATGATTTCGGGTAGTGTAGTTGCCTTGGTAACCCCGATGCACAGCGATGGCAGTATTGACTGGCAAGCGTTGTCGCGTCTGATCGAATGGCATATAGAGCAGGGAAGCGACGGGATCGTGGCGGTGGGCACCACTGGCGAGTCAGCGACTTTGGCAATGGATGAACACAAAATGGTCATCAAGGCCTGTGTTGATCAGGTTGCCGGCCGTATTAAAGTTGTCGCGGGTACTGGTGCTAACTCGACTGCTGAGGCGATCGAGCTAACCAAGGTGGCGTGTGAAGTGGGTGCAGATGCCTGCTTGCTGGTGACGCCATACTATAACAAGCCGACCCAGGAGGGCTTGTATCTTCATTATATGGCGATTGCTGACGCCGTTGATATTCCACAGATTTTATATAATGTGCCGGGACGCACGGCCTGCGATTTGCTGAACTCGACCACCATTCGTTTGGCAGAGCATAAGAATATTATTGCGATCAAAGATGCCACCGGCGACTTGGCTCGCGGTAAAGAATTGATTGATGCGGTTGGCGATAAGTTAGATGTGTTGTCTGGCGACGACGCGACCGCAGCAGATCTGATGTTGCTAGGTGGTAAGGGCAATATCTCAGTGACTGCCAATATAGCCCCAGCAGCGGTTAAGGCCGTCTGTGTGGCGGCAATGTCTGGCGATAAAGAGGCCACAGTAGCGGCTGACGCACCATTGCGTATACTTCACGATCGTTTATTCGTAGAAGCCAATCCGATTCCGGTAAAATGGGCTTTGTTGACCATGGGCTTGATGGAAGACGGCATTCGTTTGCCCTTGACTGTATTGAGTGAAGCGGCACAACCAGGCGTTAGGGAAGCCCTAACGCAAGCGGGATTATTAGACTAA
- the bamC gene encoding outer membrane protein assembly factor BamC, with translation MSTFMRSTGFRLTIVSLGLAVLSGCFGGDGMFRDRGQDYRQAKLSAPLELPPGVSSETLDDQYVVPGIQAHKPLPGKFEIQRPEPLAKNVGTAEVKIQTLDNQSWILLDGDPNQVWPRMRIFLGRAGLEIANADGKTAIIDTQWRDPVGDGASRERFRFRLEEGVHKGTSEIHVLVQINGNDQWPDKSDDFKRESQMVRVVAQYLADQDTAGAVSILAQRSDGKGKIFIEGGDGGLDSRHLRLQLPLDRAWAALGLALVKAGFEIEDDRREVNKYWLIYTDPEAEQPGWFARTFGARRSNLSRYVVEMKEVGPEEARIYLNYQKGRRLREDEREKLLTRIMGYLY, from the coding sequence ATGAGCACTTTTATGCGCAGTACCGGTTTTCGATTAACTATAGTGAGTCTGGGACTGGCAGTTTTGTCGGGCTGTTTTGGTGGCGATGGTATGTTTCGCGACCGCGGGCAAGATTATCGTCAGGCAAAATTATCCGCGCCGCTGGAATTGCCACCGGGGGTGAGTTCAGAGACCCTCGATGATCAGTATGTGGTGCCGGGGATACAAGCTCATAAGCCCCTCCCGGGTAAGTTTGAAATACAGCGACCTGAGCCCTTGGCGAAAAATGTCGGTACCGCCGAAGTTAAAATTCAAACCTTAGATAACCAGAGCTGGATTTTGCTAGACGGCGATCCAAATCAGGTGTGGCCGCGGATGCGGATATTTCTTGGTCGTGCGGGCCTAGAGATCGCCAATGCCGATGGCAAAACTGCGATTATTGACACCCAGTGGCGCGATCCAGTGGGCGATGGTGCTAGCCGTGAACGTTTCCGCTTCCGTCTGGAAGAAGGTGTTCACAAGGGCACCAGTGAAATTCACGTTCTTGTGCAGATCAATGGCAACGACCAATGGCCAGACAAATCTGATGACTTCAAACGTGAATCACAAATGGTTCGGGTTGTTGCCCAATATCTTGCCGATCAAGATACCGCCGGTGCGGTGTCTATTCTCGCCCAGCGCTCCGATGGCAAGGGTAAAATATTCATTGAAGGCGGTGATGGCGGTTTAGATAGTCGTCATTTGCGTTTGCAGCTTCCGCTTGATCGCGCATGGGCTGCCCTTGGTCTGGCCTTAGTGAAAGCGGGCTTTGAAATTGAAGACGATCGCCGCGAAGTGAATAAATATTGGCTAATCTATACTGATCCCGAAGCAGAGCAGCCGGGCTGGTTTGCGCGGACCTTTGGCGCACGCCGAAGTAACTTAAGTCGCTACGTGGTTGAAATGAAGGAAGTAGGGCCTGAAGAGGCGCGGATATACCTGAATTATCAAAAAGGCCGCCGACTTCGTGAAGACGAGCGCGAAAAATTACTAACCCGCATTATGGGGTATTTGTATTAG
- a CDS encoding AEC family transporter, with the protein MSLISPLFPIILPVILCAAIGVFWVRFHQPFDHEFVRRIVLWVGAPALIVGTLGKTVISADLLQHVLLASVCMLGFTAIFAALACLLLRIEMRNFLVPLVFGNFGNMGLPLCLFAFGQEGLAIGLGIFLTTTIAHFSFGAAVLSGKAMVKGVLTSPIIYAGILACLLIFNHWSLPLSLQNTLGLLGGLSIPLMLITLGVSLSSLKLQAAGKSVGLGILRLLVGLAGGFAAVHFLHLEGLERKVVLLQSATPAAVFNYLLAMQYKREPEVVAGMVVSSTLISFISIPILLYFLGV; encoded by the coding sequence ATGTCACTGATTTCGCCGCTATTCCCTATTATTTTGCCAGTCATTTTGTGCGCGGCCATTGGCGTATTTTGGGTGCGGTTTCACCAACCGTTTGATCATGAGTTTGTGCGTCGCATTGTGCTTTGGGTGGGGGCGCCTGCACTCATAGTCGGAACCCTGGGTAAAACTGTTATCTCTGCAGATTTACTTCAGCATGTGCTACTTGCCAGTGTCTGTATGCTGGGGTTTACCGCCATATTTGCCGCGCTTGCCTGTCTGCTATTACGCATAGAAATGCGTAATTTTCTGGTGCCGCTGGTATTTGGTAATTTTGGCAACATGGGCTTGCCGCTGTGTCTTTTTGCCTTTGGTCAAGAAGGTCTAGCAATTGGTTTAGGGATATTTTTGACGACCACCATTGCGCACTTTTCCTTTGGCGCCGCGGTGCTCAGCGGCAAGGCCATGGTTAAAGGTGTGCTTACTTCACCGATTATTTATGCGGGTATTCTCGCGTGTCTGCTTATTTTTAATCACTGGAGTTTGCCGCTTTCACTGCAAAACACTCTGGGCTTGCTGGGCGGGCTTTCCATCCCGCTGATGCTCATTACCTTAGGCGTGTCATTGAGTTCACTCAAGCTGCAAGCGGCGGGAAAGTCTGTGGGTCTAGGGATATTGAGATTGCTGGTGGGGCTCGCTGGGGGTTTTGCCGCCGTGCATTTTTTGCATCTTGAGGGCTTGGAGCGCAAAGTTGTGCTATTGCAGTCGGCTACCCCGGCAGCGGTGTTCAACTACCTGTTGGCAATGCAATATAAGCGGGAACCTGAGGTAGTGGCTGGGATGGTGGTTAGTTCAACCCTGATCAGTTTTATTAGTATTCCAATTTTGTTGTATTTTTTAGGTGTTTGA
- the purC gene encoding phosphoribosylaminoimidazolesuccinocarboxamide synthase yields MEKREELYSGKAKSVYKTDDPDRYILNFRNDTSAFDGLRVEQLDRKGMVNNKFNAFIMQALQAAGVPTHFEALLSDNDALVKKLDMLPIECVVRNIAAGSIVKRLGVEEGKELNPPTFEMFLKNDALHDPMINEYHIRSFGWANDAQLDRMKELTFKVNDVLKNMFADAGMLLVDYKLEFGVFNDGEIYLGDEFSPDGCRLWDADTREKLDKDRFRQGLGNVVESYEIVGRRLGIDFDA; encoded by the coding sequence ATGGAAAAACGCGAAGAGTTGTATTCCGGCAAGGCAAAATCAGTCTACAAAACTGATGACCCTGACCGTTATATCCTCAATTTCAGAAACGATACCTCGGCCTTTGATGGTTTGCGGGTGGAGCAGCTGGATCGCAAGGGCATGGTGAACAATAAGTTCAATGCCTTCATCATGCAGGCATTGCAAGCCGCTGGCGTGCCGACTCATTTTGAAGCCTTATTGTCTGATAACGATGCCTTAGTTAAAAAGCTCGATATGCTGCCGATAGAGTGTGTCGTTCGTAATATCGCCGCGGGCTCTATTGTGAAGCGCTTGGGCGTAGAAGAAGGCAAAGAATTAAATCCGCCGACCTTCGAAATGTTTCTTAAAAATGACGCACTGCACGATCCAATGATTAACGAGTATCACATTCGTTCTTTCGGATGGGCGAATGACGCCCAGTTAGATCGCATGAAAGAGCTAACCTTCAAAGTGAACGATGTCCTAAAAAACATGTTTGCTGATGCGGGCATGCTATTGGTTGATTACAAGTTAGAGTTCGGAGTGTTCAACGACGGCGAGATATACCTTGGTGATGAGTTTTCACCTGATGGTTGCCGCCTATGGGATGCTGATACCCGTGAAAAACTTGATAAAGATCGCTTCCGTCAGGGTTTGGGTAATGTTGTTGAATCCTATGAGATTGTCGGTCGTCGCTTGGGTATAGACTTTGACGCGTGA